The DNA window ATAAAGATGATTATGACATCAAGAAACTCTTGAAAGGAGAGGAAACCATTGCCATCCTTATCTGCCAGAGAAAACATAGACTCTACAAACAGAGAATCAGGCCTGAGCCCCAGTGCATCAGCAAATTCCTCTGCTGTGAGCTCACACTGCAGAGCTTCTCTAGTTCTTTTACTGGACACACCGCTTAGGTCTCCTGCATCACTTCTATCAATGTCTAGGACCTGAGTATAGAAAACACAATTAAGAAGTGGAAGCACCCGACTACAATCCTCAATGGTAAACTGAAATGCAAACGGTTGTCTAAGGAGCAGACATTAGTTTGAAACGTTGGGCCAAAAAATACTAAACAAATCAAATATTCAGTTCATACTTTTGCAAATGCTTGTCTGAAGAAGGTCTCCACTATCTGGGCCCGTTGTTCTTTGGTCACAGCCTCTCTTAGCAGTTCTTTTTCACTAATCTCTGTAACTGTAAGACACTGGGACATTACTTTTGACCTTAAGAGACCTATGAACTCTGATCTCTGTGCATCATTCTCGAATAACAGCACCTGTAAACACATTAGGCAATGATAGATTTGTTTCATTATCATTCCTGAGAAAAAAATACATGGAATAAAATACAGTatattataacaataataacactgATGTAACTAATATTTAAGCAGCATGAGCAAAGGGCATCTGTGCCTGATTGAAGGTAAGGTTTTAGAGTTTAATGATATCATACCAGGTCATATTCTTTGGGGATCCTGAGAAGTAGGGCACGCTGTTGGTGGTCATTGGATAAAAACACCTCCAGTTGCTCCTGGGTGCCCAGATTATGAGAGTGCCGGGATCCTTTTTCACCATAAATATGTAGTTTTTTCATTTCATCAATCACCAGGTTGACTGGCTGAGTCTCTGTATACCCCTGCCACTCATGAGCTAAACAATGAACAAACACATAAATTATTACCTTATATAACACATTGCCAACACCAGTGTCAGCAGAGGTATAATGCAGGGAATACCTGTGATTCCATAAACTGGTTCTTTATCTTTGCTGGGCCCCCTGATCCTCTTCAGGAACTTTCTGTACCTGACTGCCCGGATTTTGGCCACAATTAAAGCCGCAATGAGACTTCCTGTTTAAGGGTTGGCAGAAAGTTGACattaggtttttggaaagtgcaTATGCATGAGAGATGATAAATGTATGGTAAGAGATGGTCAAATGTTTAGTGTTCATGTAACTACATTAGTTTTGTTCAAATGCAAATGTTATTGGTCTTACTGACCCACAGGAAACAGGAAAAGGATAATCACTAAAATGCCATAGCCAGCTTTGTCGCTATTGTCAAAGTAACGTATGGAAGTAGCTTTAGTGCAGGGTTGAAGATCAGAGGCAGTGACTGGCTTAGGCTGGGGGCAGGGATCACCTATAAATGAGAGGAACAATTGTTAAAATATACCTGTTTCGTACAGAAGGAGCAGAGGCAAGAATATGTAAGtcaaataattctgttcaccaTTTAACCAGAAGAACACATTCTTTTGAATGTCTTCACTCTCAGCACTGATGACAGCAAGAAGGACATCATAATATGTGGTGTTTTTTATAGACTGGATCTCTTCTTCTGTGAACAAACTATGACAGACAAACAAACCACAGCAACATTTTTGACAAAAGaacatgaaacattttatattaaaatgttttgaatgtctgtgaggaatgtctgtggtgtgttctccctgtgtctgcgtgggtttcctccgggtgctccagtttcctcccacagtcaaaaaacacacattggttggtggattggctactcaaaagtgtccgtaggtgtgagtgtgtgagtgaatgtgtgagtgtgtgtcaccctgtgaaggactggtgccccctccaggttgtgttcctgccttgagcccagtgattccgggtagactctgaACACACCACGACAcagaactgaataagcggttacagacgataaatgaatgaatgcatgaatgtttGTAATGTCTTCACTCTCAAGTGACACAAGAGTAGATCAAATACAAAATGTTCTGGTACATGGCTTACCCattatgtttgttttcaaaCCAGAAGCGGTCTGCATTTCTGATGCGTTCAAACTGGTCCAGGAAAATGGAGACGACCACTGGGCCTGGTCCTTCATCTAGCTCCAACAGAGCTCCTACAAACAACTCCAGCTTCGAGACATCATTGTCATAGAGCTCAGACAGATCCTTAAACAACTGAGACACAAACAGCAAAGAGAGTCAGCAATATGTAAGgctgaatataatatttaagAAAAGAATATTCTGCATAAATCTCACCAAAATTGCTTACCTGTGGATTGGTCTGGTTAAGTTTGGGATTGACCTCTCCCCAAGTTTGGACTGGTTTCAAATTGAAGGCCTCTCTGACCTGATTATAACTTGGCAGCCCAAAGTCCCGTCCTCTCTGAATGGTCAGGGCAACCACATCTGAACGTGAGAACAGCAGAGTACCATACATGTAGtctgaaaaagaaagaaggaggaTCAGGTGCTCTATTTTTCTGAACAGGATAAAAGGAGCGGAGGAGAGCAATGTGAAAGGAGGACTAACCTCTTAGGTCCTCAACAATAACATTGTCCTCTTTTTCTGCTATTTGAGAGGCCATACCCATTATCAGATCATCCACATCCTGGGCAGATTTCAGGTTTGGATTCTATAGTGAAATCAGGATTAGAACTTGCTTGGTCACTCGGTTTCAAATATGTTGGCACTTACTCCACATTAACCAAATTGCCACACTGTGCTACCTATTAAATTAGTATTTCTCTGTCTTGACTCACATCTCTGTTCCAGAAACTGTTACACAAGCGCAGTGCTGGAGATGTGCTCCCGTCAGAGTTCACAATTCTCCTGTAGTGACAAGTCTTGTTTCTGAagcaagaaaataaacacacgaAACAAACATTGCACATTCCTGTAGGTCTTTGTAATTACATTACTTAATGAATGATAACATAAGAAGTGATAAGAAGTATATTTGTATATACGTGTGAGACGTGACACATAAAACGTACTACATGAAACGTACAAATATTTGTACTcgttattatttgtttaaaaggTGTGGATGTGATCGTTTACCTCATGTAGACACCAGGGGGAACCAAAGTCAACCCAAACCTTACAGCAGCAACCTGGAACTCAGGAGAGACTCCAGGATCCACAAATTTCTGATAGCCTAGGGGGGAATTGGAGGAACAGTTTATAAAGCACATAGCTATAGTTCCAATACAATGGTTATCATgcacaacttgttttcagtctGCCAAACTACTTTTCAAACTGCAAAACTTTTCAGCCCTGAACCTCTATGGAATACACAGTTCTGTTAAACAGGCTTtggtaatgttttatttttccataaaaaagagaGTTATAGCATATATTTAATTGCATGTTCGCATTAAGAAATTACAATACAAACCTAAGCATGTGACTTTACCTCCCTTCTAAGACTGAAGTAAGAATAACTCTGCAAAACCGCTCCCTCAGCAGAAATGATATCCCTGGCTTGTGTTAACTGCACTGACGTAACTGAAGCCCACTGAAGCCCATTAAATGGAGCCTCAAGTAGTAACTCACTAAACCACAAGTAACTGGAGCATGctagcacaccacacacagccacatgTGCGCACACTCACGCAAACTCTCACCTGGGTATGAAGGCACTGGGACACCAAGGTGAGCAGGTAGCCACTCATAGAATGCAATATTCTAATTTGAGAAGGAAACGAAAAGCATTATATATGAAGAGATACATCATACAGACATATCAGCCAGTATCAGCTACTGACACATGCATTTGGCAATAAATAGTGAGCAAGTAGCTGAAAGGTGAGTAACTAAAACAAAGGCATCTTAATCTCAGTTGCAGAAAGTCTATGAGGCAACTGTGCAGGTGGAGATGCTTCGCCAAATTGATACCTCTATCTGTGCTGTGTGGTTTCTAAATAACAGAGGACTTTTCTCTTTACCTGGAATGTGGCAATAACCCTCTTCCTTGCGTTCTGGAAAAGCTCCTCATCTGACCACGACGGGTGTTCCTTGTGTAGCTGAGATGCAATGTAATTATGGTAGCGAAACCAAATAATCCCTTCAGCTGCTGTGAAAATGTTCTCATTGGCCCAGGCATTCCCAAATTCTGAAGACACAAGAATCCACAGATTCacagctgtttattttatttggctACTGATTTGTCATGGCAACTGCATCAAAGAAAAGCTACTACATTTTACTTACCtgaacttttctttaaaaaaggttgaaaacagaaTCATTTATTTCTATGCACTAAATATTCAATAACACTGAAGGAATGCTGCTGATCAGGCCCAAGCAACATGAACCTAAAAGAGTGTCATAGGACAGGCCAGCTTTGgctaggctttttctctctaGGCATTGCTCCATGACTCTGGTTCATTGAGACATTCTAAACCACAGCATATGTGGCACAAATGATGAATAACATCTTATAAGATCAACAACAACACAGTCATTCTTCGTGGGATTAAACGAGGGCAGGAAAACTATAAAGACCAGGTGGACACACATACAGGCACGTAATGAATCTTGAAACTGTTTTGTTGACTGAATGAGGTCATCCTAACCTGAGAGTCTCCATATTCTGAAAATTCAGGTGACTGTTTAGTAGTCTGAATACTAAACAGTTGAGGTGCCACATTACATACTGACACGCTGTCCACTGTCAGTAGAAACCCAGGCTAGCCAAACATGGGCTGAGTAGCATTTTTTCTTTTGACTAGTAACTACAATAAATAGAAAGGCTGTAGTATAAAGGACCTCTAGAACATGGCCAAATGTCTGAAGAGATGTGTATCATTTCTTGTTCCAATAATTCACATTTTTGTACAGTGATTCATTTTACCATAGAGCCCCTCTGAGCCAGTCTGCCCAGTGCATGGGTTTGGTGCACTCCACATGAAATTGTTGTCACTCTGTTTTGGCATGTTTATATCAGATCCAGATGACAGGAGGCCTCCTTGAAAACTCCTAAGTGCATCACACCAAGAGCTGGAAGAACCATAGATTGAGCTGCCATCTATCCATGCAGTCACTTGGTTCACCTGTGCAGGTAATTGGTGGACAAATTGACAAATCAGCTTATTCAATTTTAAACTTTTGTAGTCTGATTACAGTTATATGCAATGTCCAGTGATACAcgctacatttatttatataaaaaatcacTATGGAATGATTTGGAAATGCTGTGTTACCTGTGTCCTTGGATTGTTTGGGCTCTTTCCAGTTTCATGGTCCCAACTTGCACGCTGAAACGGTAGCAGAACATTTTGCCTTGTGGTGTTGGAGCCAAAGACAGGATCATTTGGTGAGACTGGAATTTGCATGAACTCGGGAGGACATCCAGGCCTTCGGGATTCTGCTATCTCTAAGGCTACATGGTAACCTAACGACCAAGAGTAAATCTGTTAGATGTTTTATAGATATATTATTTACTAGTAATTTTATTGGTTATTCAAACCATCTACAGCCTGTAAGCAGCAACttacaatttacaatttacataGGACTGTAACTTTGCTCCTGCCCCtttctgtgagagtgtgtgaggggccctatgtgaagctttAATGGATtagcataggatattttacacctTATCCTGTATATGATTATAATGTATGGGTGCTGTGGACCAGACATCTTTTGGACAGATGCTGTGACACTTCACGTTTTAACTTTGATTTGATTCTGCAAACACTgcacaatgtattttaatacatttcactATATTAGTGTATAAAGcagtttatataatatatatatatatatataacatacaaATTTGATCTGTTCTGTTATAGGATGAGAAGTGGGTGGGGGGTTAGCTCAGGTGTAGACTGACAAAATCACAACAAACCTGGACTTAAAACGGTCACTTCTCAGGGCAAAGTAATGttgatatatttttacttttaaaagtaACGAAGCTGCCTTAAGGCTCTGATTTCACGGAACTTCTGTTTCCAGACAGAGACTCGGTCATTCAGTAAGAGTGAACAGAAATGGCCAAGCTCACCGAAGAAGACGGAGAGCACGGTCCGGTTGCGTTGTGAGAGCTGAGCAGAGTCTCCTCGCGCGACCATGTTGCTGATGATACGCGCGTTCGGCAAAGCGCTCAGAGGCTGATAAGAGCCATCAGAGTAGCGCGCGGGCAGGAAGCGCATGAGCGGAGCacctgcccacacacacacacacacacatttaacaatAAGCACACTGAATTGTATCTAGACTCCACAGCTGGAGGCGCTGTTGTACCTGCGGTGCCGCGGCGGTGATAGGCCAAGTTATTGTACCAGCCATCGAACCTCTGAACTTCCCAGGTGATACTGCAGTCTGTGTGAGgagaacaaacacaacacagtgaAAACAGAGTCCTCATTCGCCTCCATCCTTCGACTAATACAATGCGGTTACATCATAAATTGAATCTGCCTTCATTATTGTGTTTAATCAGAATGTGCACGTTACTTACGCGCTGTGAGGAAGGCGAGAGAGAGCGCGAGGAGGGTCCAACTCCCGCGCACATCCAtcgtagagagagagagagacctacagagagagagagagagagagagagagagagagagagagagagagagagagagagagagagagtatagtGTGTGAGTTTCAGAGAGAGGGGGCAGTCAAGCGTCTCTCTTCAAAGAGCAAGTCCTGTAAAAAAACACTTGAGCtgaa is part of the Hoplias malabaricus isolate fHopMal1 chromosome 4, fHopMal1.hap1, whole genome shotgun sequence genome and encodes:
- the duox gene encoding dual oxidase 1, with translation MDVRGSWTLLALSLAFLTAHCSITWEVQRFDGWYNNLAYHRRGTAGAPLMRFLPARYSDGSYQPLSALPNARIISNMVARGDSAQLSQRNRTVLSVFFGYHVALEIAESRRPGCPPEFMQIPVSPNDPVFGSNTTRQNVLLPFQRASWDHETGKSPNNPRTQVNQVTAWIDGSSIYGSSSSWCDALRSFQGGLLSSGSDINMPKQSDNNFMWSAPNPCTGQTGSEGLYEFGNAWANENIFTAAEGIIWFRYHNYIASQLHKEHPSWSDEELFQNARKRVIATFQNIAFYEWLPAHLGVPVPSYPGYQKFVDPGVSPEFQVAAVRFGLTLVPPGVYMRNKTCHYRRIVNSDGSTSPALRLCNSFWNRDNPNLKSAQDVDDLIMGMASQIAEKEDNVIVEDLRDYMYGTLLFSRSDVVALTIQRGRDFGLPSYNQVREAFNLKPVQTWGEVNPKLNQTNPQLFKDLSELYDNDVSKLELFVGALLELDEGPGPVVVSIFLDQFERIRNADRFWFENKHNGLFTEEEIQSIKNTTYYDVLLAVISAESEDIQKNVFFWLNGDPCPQPKPVTASDLQPCTKATSIRYFDNSDKAGYGILVIILFLFPVGSLIAALIVAKIRAVRYRKFLKRIRGPSKDKEPVYGITAHEWQGYTETQPVNLVIDEMKKLHIYGEKGSRHSHNLGTQEQLEVFLSNDHQQRALLLRIPKEYDLVLLFENDAQRSEFIGLLRSKVMSQCLTVTEISEKELLREAVTKEQRAQIVETFFRQAFAKVLDIDRSDAGDLSGVSSKRTREALQCELTAEEFADALGLRPDSLFVESMFSLADKDGNGFLSFQEFLDVIIIFMKGTPEEKSRLLFSMHDIRGEGFLSKEEFCSLLRSFLEISGNVLSKSQAEDAIAAMLQAAGVDDKDQITWEDFHLLLRDHENVLQFAQLNIRGMEKQSKNRLAQPRVSFIITEKNSSLLEKDADFMQNCPVDVGQELRQRKKLGFSGPKVYVNPQRERLIRSPVQQKIQQFKRFVENYRRHVMCLVIIYGIVAGVALERCYYYGLQADSSGVPETSIVGILVSRGSAAAISFLFPYMLLTVCRNLITVFRETFLNRYIPFDSAIDLHRLMAGTAIILAVVHSLGHVVNIYVFCISDLNILSCLFPRVFSNNGSEMPQKWTFWFFATVPGLTGIILLLILAFLYVFATHYFRRISFRAFWITHYLYVLVYTLTVIHGSFALLQEPRFFVYLIPPALLYLLDKLISLSRKKVEIPVVKAELLPSEVTHVEFKRPPGFAYRSGQWVRIACLELGTDEYHPFTLTSAPHEDTLSLHIRAVGPWTSKLREVYNPDKIQKLGSYPKLYLDGPFGEGHQEWKDFEVSVLVGGGIGVTPFASILKDLVFKSSAKLRVQCKKVYFIWVTRTQRQFEWVSDIIREVEEVDDQDLVSVHIYITQLAEKFDLRTTMLYVCERHFQKVWNRSLFTGLRSITHFGRPPFVAFFSSLQEVHPEVGKIGVFSCGPPGLTKNVEKACQQINKRDQAHFIHHFENF